The DNA window TGCCTGGAGATAAGCAAAATTTTCCATGTGTCTGTGAAACGAAATAACTGCTGACTTCTATTTATCATTGCAGACCCTTCTGACTAGCAGCTGGGATTTTGCCAACATGAAAATGTCTTACTCAGGGTACTATATTTGTaatttggtgggattttggaaCAGTATTAAATATATGTACTTTTTTCATTAGTTTCCTTCATGGCAATCCATCCAAGATATGGATTCTCCACTGATATGAAGGGACATAATCACACTAGGGCAGAATTTAGCTGCAAGTGTGCAGGTTTTATGTCTGTGTGGCAACAAGGCCAGTGCCAGCACCAGGTGGGGCTGTTCTCAAATCTCTTCCTCCaacacagatattttaaatatctgagaACTGGCATTCAGACATTGTTGGTGATACTAGAGACTCCCTGTGAGAGTCTGTccgaattttccctcatctgcctcatgaTTGTCATTGGaggaccactgaagagaagactcCCCCCTGTCTAGAAtctctggctctgaaggagaaagtCACACGCGAAAGGCCCTGagacctgaaagctcagtgttaagctatttgttttcacaggtgtgtttgctgtatgctaagaagggggcaccgtgcccttTTTGCAACAATGGCTTTGGAAGCTCTTCACCTCttggcctggctggacttctcctgagttctgggtggtctcccacagaaggccctcacctgttttacaaccaccgtgacagacagactgagatgtcAGGAGCCTCTCcaccaaggactgagacatggaaCCCCCATgtgaaaaggcccctctgctccttccaaggactgggactgaaacccccagcccagggcaggtgtgtggggaggcaagctgaccaaagTGAGATGTTTGCCTACAGGTTGTGACCACTGGAGtaagaaaacaatggctcttgtttactgctgagaacatagactacctgttacatctatTCCTTATTGTGTATGTTTCCCCTCCCCctcacaattttcagtaatagaaacctctgagttagctagagattttgagatctccccagcgTAACAGGTCCTCGACTGGACTGCACCAAAGGGCTTCGTCTCTGCAttggtagctatatccccctttttctttctccttctctttctttgtctttctctctcccttaatccttctattgcatttttgctgtggttatttcaataaaactgcatttgttttgattatcactgcaaacccccttgtaccATGTTGGTTCTTTTGCACCTTGAGACACCCCTACGAACCATCAGGTCATCCGTACACTAGGACGGATCCTGACACTCCCTCATCACAGAATCCCCAAGGCTGGAAGAGATCTAATCCAAACATTAACCTTCCCCAGCCACAGTCAGCCCTAAGCTGTAGCCCCAAGCACCACAGCCAGAGGCCTCTTGAATTCTTCCAGAGACTGTGACCCCTccgcctccctgggcagctcatcCCAATGCCTAACTATTCTTTAGTGAGTAAACCCTTCAGCCAGGTCCTGACTGCTTTCATTGGCAGAAAGAGCCTATGCCTGGTGTTTTGAGATCAGGGGAGGGTGATGAATAAACCAGCATAGATAATCATTACAAAtgtgttttcctctctgttcccCAGGTAAAGGTAGGAGCTTGGAGATGGTTCCTGGGTCACTGTGGCTCAGCAGCATTTCCACATGAGTTTGGATCTCTGTGCACAGTAACAATTTGTTTATTGTGGCAGTGATTACAGCTAGAGTTGAACCTAGGTGAAGTCTTCACATCTTCCTCATCAATGTACTGATGATAAATCAAATCCTGGCAACTCTTTAAGTAGATCTGATTTATTGGAAGTTAATAAAGCAGACAGGGAAACCTACAGATCCAGAAGCTCTTATACACACCAAATTAACAATGAACACAAAGTCCCATCCTCAGGAACTGCATCTCTTCTCCTTCACCATTTacagaaaggggagggaaagggagaaagctTAAATTACACAAGAAACAAGGTAATATACAAGTCATAGTTACAGATAaatcctgcagccccttcctaaACTGAACCAATGTTTAAGATTTTAAGAACTGCCCCAAGCTTCAAGGTATGTCTGCATCAACTGTGAAAGTAAAGGACAGACTGAATGTGTGCGCTGactataaaaaaaatatgtctGTCTTTGatagtaaagaaataaaaaagaagatttctccttccccttctaTGACCTATAGAGAGGATATTAATGTCCAATGGAACTGAAAGTTGCCCTGCCCGAGTCCAAGAGCTGTAGTAACAAAGTTGGTATACCACGactatttataaataaaagtagaaatattttgtatttatatacataGACATCAGCTGGTATTTAAGAATACACATTGTGTTAAAATAGCATTCTTGtccccttgctgctgctcatttAGTTGCAAAAAATTAGAATATATGCATTTGATGCCAAAGCTAATATATACATCATAACTTAAAAATAGACAACAGACATGTGGAATAAGAAAAATGTAacctaaaaaattaaataggtaTTTTTACGTTCCTCTTAAAATAGGCAATGGCCACATTTTAATTATAGATTTAATTATGCAGTGTCTTtagttaaaataaatgtaaattgGCATTATTCCTTATAATGTTCCTGTGTGTTTTACAGTATCAGAAAATACCACAAATTCTCTGTGCTTAGTGTAGGAAATATTGCAAAAACACAAATGTGTGCAAAGACTGGATACAGATATTCTAACTGTGATGAAACTCTGGCATAAAGGTACAGGCCCAGGATACGTGTTTGGTAATATCAAATGGGACTATATGAGAAATTTTTAAGcaggaaaatcaaaattttcccccaaatctgATCACAGCCTTTGCTGtgagtttaaaacaaaaattcctaTATGAAAACTCCACATATTATGACTTGCCAATACATCACCTACTTTTCTATGAAAGTGAGATTCTGCTCCAGAACTCTGATGTGCTATAagtgaattttcttttgcttcacCACTTAGTTACACCCgctgagggtttggggtttaaaACACACCCGGgttgctgcaggagctgggggtgaggagggccgagctgggacagggacacacggggacacgggggatgaggagggctgagctgggctgtcaccacacggggacacagggggtgAGGAGGGCCGAGCTGGGCTGTCACCACACGGGACTgaggagggctgagctgggctgtcaccacacggggacacgggggatgaggagggctgagctgggctgtcaCCACACGGGACTgaggagggctgagctgggctgtcaCCACAcgggggacacagggggtgaGGAGGGCCGAGCTGGGCTGTCACCACACGGGGGTGAGGaaggctgagctgggacagggacacactgggacacAGGGGGTGAGGAGGGCCGAGCTGGGCTGTCACCACACGGGACTgaggagggctgagctgggctgtcaCCACACGGTGAGGTCCGGCCGCACGCCCTGGAAGTCGCTGACGGTGAaggagcgggagcggcggcggagcggggcgcgGGCCGCGGGCCGGCCCTGCAGCAGGCCCCGGTAGGCGGCGGAGCGCAGGAAGCGCGGGTAGCTGTCCTGCTCCATCAGCCGGTACACCGTGCTCTGCGCCGCGTCGAAGGTGCTGCGCAGGGGCTGCCGAATGCTCTGGCTTGTGACTTCCTTGGTGTGAAAGTCCAGATTCACCTGGAGGACGAGGGAAAGGGTATTTAATGTACATTCATGCGTATCCAGTGTTATTATCTATAGCACTGATACTGTACACCAGGAAAACACTTTTCTGATAAGAGTGAAGCCTTAAGTTTGAGccttcatattttccagattctgtactgcattagttTATAACTCTGAACTTGTtataaagtgttagcaagttctctcCACAGCTTAGTTAGACAAAActatccttttccagccccaggacCAAGGGCACcgctgcagcttcaggcccaaaaagtgcaaacaacagggaatggaggagagcaaactgggaggatgggactgcatcacctggagctggaattggaaAATTAACCCCAAGATGGAAAAGGACCAAAacataaaagtgtgaaaacttgtgacttGTCGTCCATATTGGGTGTAGCCACAGCTGGATCTTGTACTGTCCAAGGTGTATCCTGtgaaggcctttaataaatcTCTATTGtattcctttaactctgcccagcctctaTTCTAGTAGCCTCTCAAGGCATGAGGAGGACCTTGAATCCCCCATACAACAGGATATTAACAGCACAGAATTAGTGTGTTTGCCTTCAGTGGTGGCTCTCAGAAAGTCTCCACAAATCCCATTGTATTCCATTGTACCATGGAAAATTggggaaacagaagaaaaactctGATATTTGactaaaagtaattttctaaCAGTGAACACTGTATAGTCACAAGTTCCCAGCTTTGCAATACCAGACTATTACAGATCTCCCCTGCTCTCATGTAGGATTAAAGTAGAACTTGTTCTAATAAGATGACATTAGTGAATAGTttaaatttctgatttctgtgtACTTTCTGTAGTAGGAAGATGAAAAAATtctaattgtttttaatttaaatgggTCTCTGGAGGCCTTAGACTGGGGAAGAATCAAAATTACTATTTACTCCATGTGCTGCTGTATTCACCCTGGGAAATGCTTAATAGTATAAGAATTTTAATGAAGTGACAGGCACTGGTTCAAGCatgttattttgaaaaataaggtagaatatattttaaaatttgttgaCCCAATCAAAAAGTGACTTCtataatgtttttcttttcctccttgaGAGGCGCCTGTCATTTCCATACAACTAGTTGGAACAAATAGTCTAGATCTAAGAGCTGAAGGGCAATTAGTGATCAGAGAAGGGTCCACTCATCCAAAATTTTATGATCCCATCAAACTGTAGGCTTAGAACTTGTGTAAAAGAGTTCTGCTGGACAAGGAATCAGAGGAGATGTGCAAGCTGCAGAGCTACGTGGTCTCAGCTGAGCCCAAGGGAGGAAGTCACACCAAAGCCAAGTGACCAAGGTGAACCACAGCACCCACCCTGCCTGCACCAAACTCAAGAATGGCAGAGAGAGAAATTGTTATGTTACTATGacttccctgccctgtcctctcCTCAGCTTTCTCCTGCTCATCTCTTTGCTTCAATCAGTCTCAAGCATTGACAGTGTCAGCACTTGTTACCTGTCCAGGGCTGCTTCTCCCCAAAGGCacaaagcagggaaaggaatggaaagggACATAAGTCCTTGAAAGTAGGCATTTCCTAGGAAAAGCAGATCTGAATCCTAATGCAATCTATGGGAATTGCAGATGGAAACTGCACTGCTTTGCAATCTTTTCACTAAAACGAGAATTAGACCTTTTTCACCCTCATTACAAGGAAGCAGAAGTTAGTGTTTAACTTCTCCTATTctggcaaataaaaaaatacagctattGATCTACTCAAATGGGATAGAATTAAAGGTAAATGTAAGTCAAAAAGACCTATTCAAGAGGCTGCTTATGATTTCACTGAAGTTTGATGATCTCCCAACCTGTTCATCTCCTTTTTAGGGCAggcaaaaaattatttcttttgttcatttATGAACCCTTCATAAACTTCAGTAAAATGAATAAGTTGGAATTGTGAAAACTTTTTTCATTCTTAGGATATTAAGAAAAGGCCTTAGCACTGGTGAGGATTGTCATATCAACATCGTTTTGAGCTGACAGTAACACACCAGGGATTAACAATTGGAGGTGGAGGGgtggaaaagggagagggagtCAATCAAGACACGTCCATGCTCCTTCCAGAGTTGACTTTTATGAAAGTCTTCTTATATCAGGGGACTTCAGGATTAGCTCTTGAAGCTGCTTCTGGGCATGCACTTCTCAAAAGAAAGTTTCACCAGATGCAGTTGTGTCAATCAAACACTATGTATAATGAGAAAGGTCTTTACCTCTTTTGGAGCATCTTTCTGTATGAATGTTTCAAAAATGGTCTTGGCTTTTGGCAGAAGATCATGTgcacttttgcttttcttgtaatCCTCACAGGCTATCCAGAATTCGATGTTCTCCTCACTGAACTCAGTTTTCAGAAACTTTGTGAAGGCATCCAGCCCAGCTACAAAAGCGAAAGTtgaattgcattaaaaaaatctatcctTATCAGACAGTTACTCTTTCAAAGAGTCTGTGCAATGTAGTAAAATATGTTTTGCTCCCTTGGAATAATACCACATTAGAGATAATTATCCTAGAATACATAAAGGCTGTAAATAAGAGCAGTTTCTCCATTGTGATCCTGTAACTCTCCTTACAGAATTCTCAGCATCAGTAAAAAAATGCTACCAAGATCtcataaatttagaaaaaaaaacattaagcAAAACCTATGGGAGTATGTGGAAGTGGTGGACTTTATTCCAGCTGAATATCAATTCAGTTTGATCAAAAATCTATTTGAATCTTTGCTCATAAGTAAACTACTCTTCAGCAGCAATTTAAAATGGATGGCTTTCAGCATCTCTGTAATTGGTTTTATCCTGCTGTTGTTATGCTGAGGATATTTTCTTTGCCAAGCGTGCTTCATCTGTGGAAGTAATGCAATTGTGTGGATGTGAACTGTTCAAGGAACAGATTTGACAAGCCCACAGTGTCCAGCACTGTAGCTGAAACATGTGCCCCTCCAAAATGAAGGCAGGAACATATGTGCATTTGATAATtatgggagcagcagggcctcTCAGTGATGGCCAGCTTGGATGTAATCACTGGCTTATAAATAAACTGTCAGGAGTGACAAAGTCTTAACTACATGGAGCATATGCAGTTAGGAATATTTGAGCAATATTATGGTTAAATGTTCCTGTTTACTGAAGGGACTCTTTGCTGTTTGCTGTATTACTTTGTTCAATAAAacaccaaacacaaaaattattttaaactattttcaCAAGTTGACAGCAAGCTCTGGCTGAAGAAGACAAGAAGAGCAGGAAACACATGCTGCCATAAATGACCCATCATAGTTTAGGTAACTGGCATGTCTATTCAAGGGCATAACTGGATTTTATGATTTTCCATCCTTTACCATCAATTTTCCATCCTAACAGTCTGCATGGAGAGACAAAAAACTACTGACCTTTCTCAGAAAGTAGTTTGTCAAAAGACTCTCCCCATTTCACTGCTTCTTCAGGAGACACACTgctaagaaacagaaaagagtTAGAATAATTGTTCACACTGTGCATTTAGGAAGCTGTGTAACACACATTATCTGTCACCATTGTGGCTCAGGACTGTTCCACAGAGCCTTTGATTAGATCACCTCACTAAGGGAGATCATTCTCTAAGGGGCATCAGGAACATTTCCTTTAACTCTCTCTTgacattttttcctgcagagttatatttcttttctctttttataaaaacatcAGAGCAGAGGCTTTTCACTGTGGTATTTGTGTTGTCCTACAAATCTTTAAGGCAATTGAGACCATGTAGGATAGTGAAAGTCATAAGGGAAGCAGGTCTTGTCAGCTATTTAAACTTGAGATAGTCATGCAGAGATGTAGTTTTGAATATGCTCACTCTGAGGCTGCTTTTTTACCACAGtctgctttttaaatgaaatatacaGAATTCTGTAGCCTGAAGAAAAAACTGTGGCAATATGGTTTAGGTGTCCGTTTTACAGGGCAATAGCACGTGTAGTCTGGTTTGTTTACCACAAACATTTCAAATGCCATGTTATTCTGAGACACTGTGCCTCATTTATAAAACTCCTCATGTTCTTCATCAAGTATGTCAAGTGGCACGTGTTTCACGtcaattttgaaaaatctgccctatgaaacagaaaagaaagggaaaaaagaagcaatttttaTCAGTTGCTTTGTGGATGTGCATGTTTGGAACCATTTTCATTCCAGGACAAATCACAGGACACTGAAAGTATCAGTAAGTGACTGGTCTGGGATTAGTTGATCAAATCAACTTATGGACCAAACGTTTCTGGAACATGATCCCACTTCCTCATCAAGGCTTGCGGTTCTGTTTCCTGATTTACACAGTTTGGGCCCCCTTGGCAGGGAGGAGGCACGTGAAGTTTAGATGAAAGGAAATTCCAATCTCTTTGGTAAGGAATTTAAGCCAATAATGACTCTGGGTTTGCACAAAACGTGAAAGGAGGcgttttggtttggtttttaaaattttaataggTATCACATGTTTCGTAGCTGAAGTAATTTCTTGcaggaatgaaaattttaactagggagaagaaaagagttCATGAGGAGAAATTCGGGAAAGCAGAAGAATTCTGGAGTCAGGGAAACGAGACCTCACTCCCTTACAGCATTTATTAGTTATGAGAATTACAGAAAGTACCATGaactctgccagctgcaggttCCTGTCcctacagaaattattttggccATAGTGAAAGATAGAGCCTTATGTCTTTAGACCACATACTCAGTTCACAAAGGCATGAAATACTGGAGAGGATCTTTGTGGGTTTGGAAACTCCTCCTGTGAGtttctggttttccttcagCATCTGCAACAACCCAGGAGCCTCACAGACCCTCAACACCTGAGTGCAGCAGTGAGCTTGTGCAATAATAAACAGAAACCAAGATTTGTTCAACTTTGCTGCCTTCTAAATATGAGAAGAAACTAATTTAAACAAATGAATAGACATTTAAACTAAAACCAAAGTTTTAAATGAACAAATTAACTTTTCTACTATCACCTCAATTTCCACCTgcagtgttttatttaaatctctttctatttattttagtaattctgtgtgaaaaatggaaattataaaATCTAAGTAAATCACTTAATAAATTTCAAACTATTATCTCACataattatttgaaaaagagtaaatttgtttggttggttttttcccattttttgacAAATATAATTGTCACTTTAATCCAAATATAAGACCAGCAAAAATCTACAAGTTTCTCTTTCATACAAGAACAGTCAAATCTCTGTTAGTCAGGCACCAGCAGAGAGTAACATGGTAAAAGACAGCTGGCTGAAGGAGGAAATGATGTTGAAAGGGGGAAATTCTTCAGAGAATTGTTACCGCTCTGAAAGTGCCAGTCTGGCAGATGGTAAGAATGCAGTGAATGGCTGTACTTTGCATAAAATACCTGGGGTATGTGAGCTACACAGCACTGTCTGCCTCTATTTTCTCTTTACAGATGCAATCTTAGAATGGTTTGACACATCTGCAACCGGGACCTCTCAAAACATGAGCAATAAACACGGTTTATTGTTTAGAtaccccctccccagccactTTTCCCCGGGTCCTGGAAGCAGAGTTTGGGTCCTTAGGTGACCTCTACCACGTGGTCGTTAATTAGCTCGTTAATGCATCTTTATGGTAAATACTAGGGACAATACTACCAAAGTGTAGAAATTTTGGAGACAAGAGTGTTCAACCAATTACTGCAGTTACTGAGGAACTCTGCATTCACTGTCTAAAACTGGTATTTGTGCATCACAGAAGTATTTGGAAAACCTGCTTTGCCAGGAGCTGTATGATTTTCCTGCCAGATGCATTTCTGAGTGGATT is part of the Zonotrichia leucophrys gambelii isolate GWCS_2022_RI chromosome 8, RI_Zleu_2.0, whole genome shotgun sequence genome and encodes:
- the RGS18 gene encoding regulator of G-protein signaling 18 isoform X2 is translated as MENPLLLFPQLNISASKDKPYCKVMKPAIKEEPNKASKPGAKQKRNRLSLLLQKPEFHESDHLGKPGNLTKAASVSPEEAVKWGESFDKLLSEKAGLDAFTKFLKTEFSEENIEFWIACEDYKKSKSAHDLLPKAKTIFETFIQKDAPKEVNLDFHTKEVTSQSIRQPLRSTFDAAQSTVYRLMEQDSYPRFLRSAAYRGLLQGRPAARAPLRRRSRSFTVSDFQGVRPDLTVW
- the RGS18 gene encoding regulator of G-protein signaling 18 isoform X1, translating into MENPLLLFPQLNISASKDKPYCKVMKPAIKEEPNKASKPGAKQKRNRLSLLLQKPEFHESDHLGKPGNLTKAASSVSPEEAVKWGESFDKLLSEKAGLDAFTKFLKTEFSEENIEFWIACEDYKKSKSAHDLLPKAKTIFETFIQKDAPKEVNLDFHTKEVTSQSIRQPLRSTFDAAQSTVYRLMEQDSYPRFLRSAAYRGLLQGRPAARAPLRRRSRSFTVSDFQGVRPDLTVW